In the genome of Pantanalinema sp., one region contains:
- a CDS encoding thermonuclease family protein, whose translation MSFRYRPLVAAALLAALFAAPASAETLRGKVIKVADGDTVTIMTDAGKERIRLLGIDTPEKKQLPWGPRAKAFTEQQVMGKEVRVETDVEPRDRYGRVLGYVYVGRTFLNLELVRQGYAMLYTSPPNVAHTDELVAAQREARQAGRNIWSPRDGLTETPYEYRHKGKKPPKKIGQEGLPAAQ comes from the coding sequence ATGTCGTTTCGCTATCGCCCGCTCGTCGCCGCGGCCCTCCTCGCCGCCCTGTTCGCCGCGCCCGCCTCGGCCGAGACCCTGCGCGGCAAGGTGATCAAGGTCGCCGACGGCGACACCGTCACGATCATGACCGATGCCGGCAAGGAGCGCATTCGCCTGCTCGGCATCGACACCCCCGAGAAGAAGCAGCTTCCCTGGGGCCCCCGCGCCAAGGCCTTCACCGAGCAGCAGGTGATGGGCAAGGAGGTGAGGGTCGAGACGGACGTGGAGCCGCGCGATCGCTACGGCCGGGTCCTGGGCTACGTCTACGTGGGCAGGACCTTCCTGAACCTGGAGCTGGTCCGCCAGGGCTACGCCATGCTCTACACCTCGCCTCCCAACGTCGCCCACACCGACGAGCTCGTGGCCGCGCAGCGCGAGGCGCGCCAGGCCGGGCGCAACATCTGGTCGCCCCGCGACGGCCTGACCGAGACGCCCTACGAGTACCGTCACAAGGGCAAGAAGCCGCCCAAGAAGATCGGCCAGGAAGGCCTGCCCGCGGCCCAGTGA